From the Ctenopharyngodon idella isolate HZGC_01 chromosome 3, HZGC01, whole genome shotgun sequence genome, one window contains:
- the slc29a4a gene encoding equilibrative nucleoside transporter 4 isoform X1, with translation MGSKGVERRKQATPGTTPEGNVVMSFSFESYQLEEEDCQVKDISDKGVLALSEPVFEEPIPDDRYHGIYFAMLLAGVGFLLPYNSFITDVDYLHHKFEGTSIVFDMGLTYILVALVAVILNNVLVEMLSLHTRITVGYLFALGPLLFVTIFDVWLEKFTTKQAYVINLMSMGTVAFGCTVQQSSFYGYMGMLPKRYTQGVMTGESTAGVIISLSRIFTKLLIKNERKNTIIFFVISICMVLVCFVLHMLVRRTRFVQYYTSLARQGLSHAKDHPHHGTQYQVHHDVITEEVRFGNGAVGSSPAEDGCTDFAGGNTYVRFDVPKPKIKRSWPGIKDMILHRYVVARVIWAYMLSIAVTYFITLCLFPGLESEIRNVTLGEWLPILIMAIFNISDFVGKILAAVPYEWNGTRLLFCSCVRVVFIPLFIMCVYPAQKPTFSHPAWPCIFSLLMGITNGYFGSVPMIHAAGKVAPEQRELAGNIMTVSYMSGLMLGSVVAYAAYSFTASGSIFHSETGYNFTQGY, from the exons ATGGGCTCAAAAGGAGTAGAGAGACGTAAACAGGCCACCCCTGGCACGACCCCTGAGGGCAATGTGGTGATGAGCTTCAGTTTTGAAAGCTATCAGCTGGAAGAAGAGGACTGCCAGGTGAAAGACATCTCTGATAAAGGAGTGCTGGCCCTTTCAGAACCTG TGTTTGAGGAACCTATTCCAGATGACCGTTACCATGGGATCTATTTTGCCATGCTCCTGGCTGGAGTGGGCTTCCTGCTGCCTTACAATAGCTTCATTACAGACGTTGACTACCTGCATCATAAATTTGAAG GAACATCTATCGTGTTTGACATGGGTTTAACATATATTCTTGTGGCCTTAGTGGCCGTGATCCTAAACAATGTTCTGGTGGAGATGCTGAGCCTGCACACCAGGATCACTGTGG GTTACCTCTTTGCACTTGGACCTCTGCTTTTTGTCACCATCTTTGATGTGTGGCTGGAGAAGTTCACCACAAAGCAGGCTTACGTCATCAATCTGATGTCTATGGGCACTGTGGCATTTGGATGTACag TGCAGCAGTCCAGTTTCTATGGATACATGGGGATGCTTCCCAAACGCTACACACAGGGCGTGATGACCGGAGAGA gCACTGCAGGAGTAATCATTTCACTCAGCCGAATCTTCACCAAACTCTTGATCAAAAACGAGAGGAAGAACACCATCATCTTCTTCGTCATTTCCATCTGTATGGTGctggtttgttttgttctgcaCATGCTGGTGCGACGGACACGCTTTGTCCAATACTACACAAGTCTGGCACGACAGGGCCTGTCCCATGCCAAAGACCACCCCCACCACGGAACCCAGTACCAGGTCCACCATGATGTCATTACAGAAGAAGTAAGATTT GGTAATGGTGCAGTGGGCTCTTCCCCAGCTGAAGACGGCTGCACAGATTTTGCTGGAGGAAACACTTATGTAAGATTTGATGTGCCCAAACCAAAGATTAAACGGAGCTGGCCAGGCATCAAAG ACATGATCCTGCATCGTTATGTAGTTGCCCGGGTGATCTGGGCTTACATGCTTTCTATTGCGGTCACTTACTTCATCACATTGTGTCTTTTCCCTGGACTGGAGTCTGAGATCAGGAATGTCACACTGGGGGAATGGCTGCCCATCCTGATCATGGCCATCTTCAACATATCTGACTTTGTGGGCAAA ATCTTGGCAGCCGTGCCGTATGAATGGAACGGGACTCGTCTTCTCTTCTGCTCCTGTGTGCGAGTAGTTTTCATCCCTCTGTTCATCATGTGTGTGTATCCCGCTCAGAAGCCCACCTTCAGCCACCCAGCATGGCCTTGCATCTTCTCTCTCCTCATGGGCATCACTAATGGCTACTTTGGCAGTGTTCCCATGATTCATGCTGCAGGCAAGGTGGCACCTGAGCAGAGGGAGCTGGCAG GGAACATAATGACTGTGTCCTACATGTCTGGACTGATGTTGGGCTCTGTGGTCGCCTATGCTGCCTATAGTTTCACCGCTTCAGGCTCCATCTTCCACTCAGAGACTGGCTACAACTTCACCCAGGGGTACTAG
- the slc29a4a gene encoding equilibrative nucleoside transporter 4 isoform X2: MGSKGVERRKQATPGTTPEGNVVMSFSFESYQLEEEDCQVKDISDKGVLALSEPVFEEPIPDDRYHGIYFAMLLAGVGFLLPYNSFITDVDYLHHKFEGTSIVFDMGLTYILVALVAVILNNVLVEMLSLHTRITVGYLFALGPLLFVTIFDVWLEKFTTKQAYVINLMSMGTVAFGCTVQQSSFYGYMGMLPKRYTQGVMTGESTAGVIISLSRIFTKLLIKNERKNTIIFFVISICMVLVCFVLHMLVRRTRFVQYYTSLARQGLSHAKDHPHHGTQYQVHHDVITEEGNGAVGSSPAEDGCTDFAGGNTYVRFDVPKPKIKRSWPGIKDMILHRYVVARVIWAYMLSIAVTYFITLCLFPGLESEIRNVTLGEWLPILIMAIFNISDFVGKILAAVPYEWNGTRLLFCSCVRVVFIPLFIMCVYPAQKPTFSHPAWPCIFSLLMGITNGYFGSVPMIHAAGKVAPEQRELAGNIMTVSYMSGLMLGSVVAYAAYSFTASGSIFHSETGYNFTQGY, from the exons ATGGGCTCAAAAGGAGTAGAGAGACGTAAACAGGCCACCCCTGGCACGACCCCTGAGGGCAATGTGGTGATGAGCTTCAGTTTTGAAAGCTATCAGCTGGAAGAAGAGGACTGCCAGGTGAAAGACATCTCTGATAAAGGAGTGCTGGCCCTTTCAGAACCTG TGTTTGAGGAACCTATTCCAGATGACCGTTACCATGGGATCTATTTTGCCATGCTCCTGGCTGGAGTGGGCTTCCTGCTGCCTTACAATAGCTTCATTACAGACGTTGACTACCTGCATCATAAATTTGAAG GAACATCTATCGTGTTTGACATGGGTTTAACATATATTCTTGTGGCCTTAGTGGCCGTGATCCTAAACAATGTTCTGGTGGAGATGCTGAGCCTGCACACCAGGATCACTGTGG GTTACCTCTTTGCACTTGGACCTCTGCTTTTTGTCACCATCTTTGATGTGTGGCTGGAGAAGTTCACCACAAAGCAGGCTTACGTCATCAATCTGATGTCTATGGGCACTGTGGCATTTGGATGTACag TGCAGCAGTCCAGTTTCTATGGATACATGGGGATGCTTCCCAAACGCTACACACAGGGCGTGATGACCGGAGAGA gCACTGCAGGAGTAATCATTTCACTCAGCCGAATCTTCACCAAACTCTTGATCAAAAACGAGAGGAAGAACACCATCATCTTCTTCGTCATTTCCATCTGTATGGTGctggtttgttttgttctgcaCATGCTGGTGCGACGGACACGCTTTGTCCAATACTACACAAGTCTGGCACGACAGGGCCTGTCCCATGCCAAAGACCACCCCCACCACGGAACCCAGTACCAGGTCCACCATGATGTCATTACAGAAGAA GGTAATGGTGCAGTGGGCTCTTCCCCAGCTGAAGACGGCTGCACAGATTTTGCTGGAGGAAACACTTATGTAAGATTTGATGTGCCCAAACCAAAGATTAAACGGAGCTGGCCAGGCATCAAAG ACATGATCCTGCATCGTTATGTAGTTGCCCGGGTGATCTGGGCTTACATGCTTTCTATTGCGGTCACTTACTTCATCACATTGTGTCTTTTCCCTGGACTGGAGTCTGAGATCAGGAATGTCACACTGGGGGAATGGCTGCCCATCCTGATCATGGCCATCTTCAACATATCTGACTTTGTGGGCAAA ATCTTGGCAGCCGTGCCGTATGAATGGAACGGGACTCGTCTTCTCTTCTGCTCCTGTGTGCGAGTAGTTTTCATCCCTCTGTTCATCATGTGTGTGTATCCCGCTCAGAAGCCCACCTTCAGCCACCCAGCATGGCCTTGCATCTTCTCTCTCCTCATGGGCATCACTAATGGCTACTTTGGCAGTGTTCCCATGATTCATGCTGCAGGCAAGGTGGCACCTGAGCAGAGGGAGCTGGCAG GGAACATAATGACTGTGTCCTACATGTCTGGACTGATGTTGGGCTCTGTGGTCGCCTATGCTGCCTATAGTTTCACCGCTTCAGGCTCCATCTTCCACTCAGAGACTGGCTACAACTTCACCCAGGGGTACTAG